The genome window GAATTACTAAGAATTGTATATACTGGGATCTTATCCTGGTGGACAGGATTCAAAGACCATCTGTCTCAACCTTTCCTCTAACTGGGAATGtctatttatattataatttctcCAAGACATGCTGGTGAAGTCTAAGGATgaagtattttcaaaatatggGTTGTTACCAAAGTTTCCCACCTCAATTTTTATACTAGAAACTATAAAATCATGGAagggatggataaataaatttgatgaaaatttatAGTATAGTCTGATTTCTGCATGCATTATAATTTTATCACAATGTTATCGCATTATATGTTTGTACCAAAGCTCTTATACttaaaatagaaagagagaaatgaaactaAACCACAAATCTATGAACTATGTGTtatactaccaaaaaaaaaaaaatagaaaggctaCAATTCTTTACTGATTTTAagagttgattttgttttatcCACTCCTTGAGACTTGCTTGATCTGGTGATTTGCTTTGGATAATTTGTTGCAGCATAGGCAACCCCAAGTGCATTCCAAGCCTGGGTTTCAAGAGGCTTTTTATGCTTCTCATCTCAATTTTAGAATTCTGCCATAACTGTGTAATTAAGCCTGAGTTAGCTTGCTGGATAATAAGACATCTGGCCTCGCTATCTCTGTCACCCCAGTTGACTGTAAGCTGGCTGCAGACATATAGGTGGGCCATTTTCTGTGATTTATCCCACAACTGAGCTAAGAGCTAACAAGACCAGCTGAGAGCAGACGGGCCTGTTACAGGCAGAATTGCACAATAGAATTGGTACCTGAGTTCAAAACCTGATTCCATCACTTGGTTGCTCTGTAATCTTTGAAAATCTTAACAGCTCCCCAATCTACATGTCTTTACCTCtcaaaagttaagaaaatatcaTTGCTATGTAGGTAAAATGAACAGCCTATTGTGTGGACAGAAAACATACCTATGAAATGGTAGCTGTTTTTATTTGGAATGAGAGGTAAATGCACAATGGCCAAAAATCATCCCTAGCCTGGCTCTCCCTTAGCTACAAGACCTCATCTTCTAACACCACACTCGCCCCTCGTCCGTGCTGCTGCAGCTTTGCTCACCTTTTCACTGTTTCTCAAATGGGCCATCCTGTGTCAGTATCAAAGATTTTTGAGCAGTCTGTTCCCTCTGCTGAAACACTATTCTCCAGATGTTTGCTTGGCTCACCCATTCATCTCCTTTAATTTCCTTTCGGAGGTCTTTTTTTGCCTAAGGCCTATACTGGTCACTCTTTTTTAAATTCCATGCCCATATCTCCCTAATAATCTTCACTATTATTACTCTACTCAGATTCTGCTCTATTTTTAAACCCCGTGTCTATTGTCATATTCTAACTCCTGTTTCTTAAATTTATTGCCTGTTTCTTCTCACCACAATGCCACATCCACAGggaaaaatgtttctcttttgttttcgGCTTTATCCCAGTATAAAGAACAGTTTGCAGTAACTACTTGGCACTAAATTATTATTTCCGGAATGAATAATTAGTTAATTACCACTGTATTTTGAAACTTCTTCCCAAAGTACTCTCTGCTTCTAACATTACATTTCTAGTCTCTAttcttacttttatttctaaACTTTTATCCATCTTCTaactttctatttctagtttctaGCCTAACTTTTATTTGTAACTCAAAGTATTCAGAACAAAATCTGTTCTCAAGTGGACTTGCCTGGCACAATTTTCTGTATCATAAGAACAAGTGAATAAAAGCGAGGACTCATTCCCAAGACCTCAAATCCACCTTAAATTTAAAGTGCATTTCCAGTTAGATGTGAATGTGTAGTAAAAGGCACAGAAAATGTCAGAGCCAGTCATGACAAAGAGTCTCATGTAGAATGGCTTCTCAGGATGAACCTCCCCATGTGGGAGCCTGTTTCCTGCTCCCTTCACTGGACCAAGAAAACTTCTATGGAAGGAATGTGTCCCTCCGACACCTGAAATTAAGGACCAAGAAGTGAAAATATCATACACTAGTAGTCAGGACAGCACAGGGTAGCACAGCAATCTGGAGTCTAAAACCAagtcactttttttcattttgtctttttgatttgtCTACTGTGTAAGTGACTATATGATGGTCTGGTGTAAATGTCAGAATGAAATTTCAAATTCCAGATAAGGGAATAATGTACCTTTGGGTGGAATCTGATTTAGAAGGGATTGTGtatatgcctgtgtgtgtgtgtgtgtgtgtgtgtgtatgcatgtttgtGAGCATGTGCCTGTGTGTAAGTTTGGCATAGCAATAATCTTTTCAGAGCCAAGCCAGACTCTGTATCCCCCTTCTGACTGCAGCTGAGGTCACAGAGAGGCCAAACTGCTTAGCAGCCCCTTATCCCAGTTGCTTACCCTTGGTAGAGAAGGCCATTTCTTAGAAATGACACCCTTTTTCCCCTCCTCTGGTGTTTTGGTGTGACTTTGGTGGGCccaatatatatatttcctcAGTAGCCCTTTGAGACTCCTCCCACACAGCAGCTCAGAAATATGTACCTCAGTCTCCAAAGATGCAATTAGAGTTCACTTGGAGTTTGGGGTGAGGTATTAATTAGGATTTGATGAAATgagtaatattttgttaaatgttgaCTCTCAATGTTCCTAAGTCACAGTATAATTATTGAATGTgtctgatttgaccatcacatattatacacaaatactgatagtcaactctgtactccataaatacgtataatcaaaaataaataaataaatagaaagaaaagaagaaaatgataattGAATATCTCCAGACTGTACTAATCAGACTTTTCTAGACCGTATCTtgtgctccatttttttttttccttgacacATACTCTTCTTTATTTTCAGGCTACCTTTCCTTATCTCTTCCATTGGGAAACAGCTACCCTTCCCTGGTGTTATGgtttgaattttgtcccccagatgtttatatgttgaagtcctaacctctagtacctcagaatgaCTGTTTTAGAGATGGGTCCTTTAAAGATGCTACTAAGTTAAAATGAAACAGGGTGGATTCCAATTCAATCTGAccggtgtctttataaaaaggaaatttggacataccaagagacaccagggatgtgaatgaacagaaaaaagaccatgtgagaacacagcaagacagccgccacctgcaagccaagaagaaaaatctcagaagaaaccaaccctgccagcatCTCGAACATGAACCTCTGttctccagaaccgtgagaaaataaagttccattttttaagccacccactctgtgacactttgttatggcaacaaTGGTAAAATAACACTCTCAGTGATCGACACTAGGGCCTTTTTATATTGGAATAATCTCATGTTTTACATGTGAAAAGAGTACTAAAATTaggaaatgtgatacattacAGTGAAATATTCTCtaacattttattaattcataaaactgaaaaaagaaatgcaaacattCACAGATCCTTAATTGTCATCAATCACTCCTTTACCCAGTAGAGATTTTCGCTCTGAATCTTTCTTAGATATAAAACTTATTgaaatctgtctttctctgtatCTACTTTATCTATCTGGGTCTTTCTATCTATATCTCCATTTCTCTTTATCATATGCAGCTGCTATACTTTTGCAGTTAATTCTTTAATTGTTGGGGAAAATACACTTATTGGAAGTACACAGTGACTGTATGTAATGATATTTGTAGtctacttcatttatttccagagaaatctgttatcttttcttttttttttttttttttttttctgaccagtaggggatcgcaaccctcggcacggtctggtctgcaccacgctcagccagtgagcgcactggccatccctatataggatccgaacccacagcctcggtgcaaccagcgccacactctcccaagtgagccacggggccggcccagaaatcTGTTATCTCTGTGTAATGGAAGGCCAAAAAATaagaaccagaaaagaaaaaagtgaattgTTTCTAGGGGCATTTTACAGTAGATATTTTTCATATGACTTTCTAACCCACTCTCTATCCTAACAAGAGAGGTAAGTACATTTGAAGTTGTAAGTTCTGGTTTGCATTTCTGTTTCCTTATGAACTAGCTGATTTGAAGTCACTTAATCTGTCAAAATCTGGCAATGATTTCATAACCAgttatattattcccatttatattttaaaatattatagacATAGGCAAGTTATGACACGTCAAgtgaaaatgcttttatttttttttttttttttttttttttttttttaattttattttgtcgatatacattgtagctgattaatgctccccatcaccaaaacctccctcccttctccctcccccccctcccccccaacaatgtcctttctgtttgtttgttgtatcaacttcaaataattgtggttgttatatcttcttcctcccccccccccccggtttgtgtatgtgtgtgtgtgtgtgaatttatatattaatttttagctccctccaataagtgagaacatgtggtatttctctttctgtgcctgacttgtttcacttaatataattctctcaaggtccatccatgttgttgcaaatggcagtatttcattcgtttttatagctgagtagtattccattgtgtagatgtaccacattttccgtatccactcatctgatgatgggcatttgggctggttccaactcttggctattgtaaagagtgctgcgatgaatattggggaacaggtataccttcgacttgatgatttccattcctctgggtatattcccaacagtgggatggctgggtcgtatggtagatctatttgcaattgtttaaggaacctccataccattttccatagaggctgcaccattttgcagtcccaccaacaatgtatgagagttcctttttctccgcagcctcgccagcatttatcgttcatagtcttttggattttagccatcctaactggggttagatggtatctcaatgtggttttgatttgcatttcccggatgctgagtgatgttgagcattttttcatatgtctgttggccatttgtatatcttccttagagaaatgcctacttagctcttttgcccattttttaattgggttgcttgttttcttcttgtaaagttgtttgagttccttatatattctggatattaatcctttgtcagatgtatattttgcaaatattttctcccactctgttggttgtcttttaactcttttaattgtttcttttgctgtgcagaagctttttagtttgatataatcccatttgtttatttttcctttggttgcccgtgcttttggggtcgtataaATCTCTGATTTCTTCCAAACTTCTAAAATTCCCAACAATTTAATAAACTCTGTTCCAAGCTAGCATGCATAGTAGTTTTTCCAAATGACTGAgacttgtttattttaaaaacacattcaaaTACATCAGTTgcaatttaaacaaaatatgcaGACTGCTGTTTCctcattaaaagataattttttccttgcttattttattcatttctgagaGTACAGGCTCATAACAATGGCATTGACATAAtctgttaaaatatttcatttcagaaaaCTTTGCTCTATCTTCCTCCTCAGGGCATCttttacatctttatttcttAAGCTATAGATTAAGGGGTTCAACATTGGAATCACTACAGTATAGAACACTGACACTACTTTATCCCGTTCCAGGGCATAGCTAGTGCTTGGTCCGGAGTAAATAAAGAGAATTGTACCATAGTACAAGGTGACAGCTGTCAGGTGAGATCCACAAGTGGAGAAGGCCTTGAGACGGCCCTGGGTGGAGCGGATCTTCAAGATGGAGACAGTGATGAAGAAGTAGGAAGCAAAGATAAGAGTGGTGGGAGTGATGACTTTGGAGGCAAGTATAAAGTACATCACAGCCTGAGAGCTCTCTTTCACATCACACGCCAACTTTACAAGTAGAGGCAGATCACAGAAAAAATCATCAATGCTATTGCCACAGAAGCTCAGGGTGAATGTCTCACTGGTGATGATGGTTGAGTTTATAAAGCCACCAAGGTATGAAGCTGCAACAAGACTGGCACATAGTCTTGGGGACATAACCTGGGAATAAAGCAGAGGGTTGGAAATGGCCACATACCGGTCATAGGCCATGGCAGCCAGCAGGTAACACTCACTATAAGCCAGtccagcagagaaaaagaactgAGCCAGGCAGCCAGCAAAGGAGATGCTTTTGTCATCTGAGATACAGGTCATCAGGATTTTGGGGGTATAGACAGAAGAATACCAGAGATCCAGAAATGACAGGTTTCCAATGAAGAAATACATAGGAGTGTGAAATCGAGAATCAGCACAAATTAGGGAAATCAGGGTGATGTTCCCCAAGAGACTAAAGACATAAATGAGGAGGAAAGTGAAAAAGAACCCTCGCTGTAACCTCAAGTCTGCTGTGAACCCTAAAAAGATGAACTCCTTCACTTTGGTGAAATTTTTCTCATCCATTGATTTCAAGTTTCTATGATCTTGTTCTGTGAAAAGATTAATACACATGTCATGACTTAAGATATCACTACATGTTTTCTCCATCATTTGCCATTCTAGATAATTGAAAAATCTAACTTATTCATATATGTAGCTCATAGTGAGATGTGTTATGTTAAACTGGGTATCATTCCTTTTGGATGACTGAGAAATCAGATCTAAGCTACCTTATATGACATAGCGTACATCACCTTATTCTTTCAAtctaatttttcctcttttttgggAGAGGGTGACTTGTGTATCTTCTCTTCTGGTTTCACTTCAGCGTGCTTAGGGACCATGTGGagtatttgaaaaagaaagctTGAAAAAATGCTTTGATTTCTCTTCAGGTCTTTGAATTCATTTGCCTTTTTCCCAGAGAATTACATGGAAAAGCATaatcttattttaattatattttggaaTATCATTGGAAATACATTAAACTATAATTTCTTTGAAGGAAATAATTACATTTCATTCAAATTTTGATCCACGAAACCTAAAATACAGGGTTGCATAATGCACAAAATATGTAACTTGaataaaaaacagattttcttACATAGTAGGAATTTGCAAGGACAGCCACCTGTGTAACACTCAAATGTGTCCAAAAGTGAAATGCCACTATAAATCATTGGATAATGGCATCCGTAAAGTGGGTTGAATTTCCTATAGAATTAATAGATTTTAGAAAACTGCCTGAAATGAATGGTTTGCAGAAGTACGGTAGACTCAATAATGGCCCACAAAGATATTCCAGTTTTAatacctggaacctgtgaatgtcacTTTACATGGGAAGAGAGTCTTTGCATTTGTTATTAAGTTAAAAATCTTGAGATGGGGATATTACCAGAGTGGACCCTAAACGCAATCACAAGTATCCTTataggagggaggcagagggagatttgactacGGACAGAAAAGGAGGGGGCAATGTGACCATGAGAGCAGAGACTGGAGAAATGCAGCCGCAAGCCAAGGAATACTCGCAGCCACAGGAGCTGGCAGAGGCAGGGGATGGATTCTCCCTGCTGGCAGAGTATGTGGATGGATTGTGGCCTTGTTGACATCTTGATTTTGAATCAGTGATACTGACTTCAGGCTTCTGACCTGGAGAATGTctagataataaatttctgttgttttaagccaccaagtttgcgataatttgttgcagcagcagtagaaaactaacaCAGGAAGATGTGGAACACAACCTCAGAGTCCTCTTTCCTTCAGGTGTAGAAGCAGGAGAGGAATGTTGCAGGAATGGGGGATGCAACATCCCTCAGAGCGCTCCTGTTATACCTTAACACAACTAAAGAAGGGCTAGGTTATGATTGCCAGGGCTCTGGACTGGCAGAGGATGCTAAACTTCTGCTAGTGGATTCAAGGCTTTAACAATCacttttgcaaagaaaaaaaatgaagcaaaacaacTTAATCTTGGTCATTGTGCTAGGACATGAACTTAATTGATCTAGATAAATGAAGAATGCTCCGTTGGTACTgtacctatagaatgggagacaATTTATTTCACCAggtgtttaaaaatttataattttattgcttAAACAAATATTATTGTGAAAGCAGAAGTTCATCATATTAAGGAAAAAGGATTGAAATAAGTGACATTTAGCTTGTCTTTGTATATCAAGGCTGTCAGGTGCTAAGGTCATTTTTTAACAAAGTATATTCCTGGAAGCAGTTTAGGATCAAGAGTCAGGAGACATTAGTTCTGAGCTGAGGTGGTCACTGCTGATATTAAATAAAGCACTCATCTCTACAACgctattttttttaacctgactTTCATAGTTCAGTGGGGCTTTTATGACATTACAGATGTGAGTAAGCACTTTAAAAACTAGAAGTTAAAACTATGTATTGGTACATTTCAGGATTAGTTTATCTCAGTAATCCATCACTCAGCCATATTTGCTTTACCTCCCAAggatttaaatttcatatatacTATGACTACACAGACTTCCATGTCTTCTCTTGCAGAAACTGCAAACATACCAAAAGTTCAGGCAACATTTCACCATTCTTAATACTTTTAAATCACTTCTCCCTGTAAAAAGGTGATTTGAATAGAATGCATAATATATTGAATAGTATATACTATTCAATATATTATGGAGATTCAATATATTATGGAGAGAAAAGAGCATTTTCTTAAGATACGTTTACTCGCCATTCATTCACAGACTTAAAGCTGGCTGCATGCATTTTTGGATTCAAGGCGTGCTCAGAAAACTTCTCCCCATAAATCATCTCTCCTCCCCATCTGTCATAcagccctcttcatcaggagtaTTCTTTAAAAGTAGATGCCTAAAGGAACGTTCACACCAAAAGAAGCTGATCTCTTAGTGATCTCTCAGTCCTCTCCAGGTTTAATGCCCCTGGTCCCTGTGCCATTcagttggtaatttttttttttttttttttttttgtcgtttttttttttttcgtgaccggcactcagccagtgagtgcactggtcattcctatataggatccaaacccgcggcgggagcgtcgccgcgctcccagcgcagcactctaccgagtgcgccacgggctcggccctcagttGGTAATTTTATCAGCTACTTCTTGAGTTATCTATTAATAATAAATGTACAGTATGATAgcaaagatatatatataattgcaCTCCTCTTAAGGAGCTTCTATCCCATGCACTACCCAATATAGAAAGCAAAAAACTTTAAAGCCATGAAAATATTGACCTACTGTAATTTTTCTACACATTGGCCTcctcaaagaataaaaatggtcCCTGCaagataacaggagaaaaaacaatGGGTCAGAGGTACAGAGGGTTTATGAGAATGAAAACACCCATCAAGTACACATCTAACTACCTGTTtcacagaaagataaaacaaagccCAAATGGAAGACATGTGGGGACACTTCAGCTTTCTTCATCAAATATAATTATAGGAAGGAAAACATTATTCTACTGCATGAAGCAGAATTCTGTTATGGTTTGATTACATTAAGAACCATTTTGTCTTTTGTCCACATTGTGATTTATTGGCCTTTTCCCCTAGTTAATTAAATACAATACTTACTTTCATAAACATAAATAGTCACTTCATTTGAATTTCAATTGAAGTCCAGAATTTCTCACATTTACTTAGAGTAAAAAAGTGCCTTCTACTCACTCCACAGAAATCCTCTTTCCAGTGATAGCTGTATTGGGAGATCATATAAGGCTGAGCATTCCTTTGAGATTTGCTACTAAAATAAAAGAGGATCTTCATGTGTTTATTCTGGTATCAAGAGACGAATTGTGATGCTCAGTTATTTTCCTGGAACGAGATGAGAAGAGATCATTCATCGTGAATGTAATGGATCAAatcaacctaaaaaaaaaagatcttttgaTATGTGTTGCATTcatgaatttgaaataaataaaaactggcaGGAAAGAATGACCTACAGGATAGCCTGCAAATAATAGATACTCAAGAATTATTATAGtccataatgataataatgataataaaaagatcATAAAATTTTAGTCCTGAAGTATATTGactatcactttaaaaaaatggccCATTGTTTATAAGCAATGATATTGAGATACAGAATTTATTGGTTATCCCAAAGTCATATGATTAGAGCAAACTTTATCTCTACATCAGAGCatgagtatatttatttattcaaaacgCATTTATGGAGCAACTTGTGTGTATCTGGCAGCACTGAGCTACATTCtgcaagaaataaaactgtgaGGCAAGGTAATGTCTTAGATGAGCTTAGTAATGGTTAAGAGGCAAACTAAGGACAGAGAGAGCATGTGTGAATTTTAGGTCTACATACAGTTCACCAGTTGCATGACCAAGAACAGTGTATTTAAACTTACTGAATCCCGGATTTCTTATCTATAGAATGGAAATAACCTTTATTGTaaggttgttgtaaagattaaaaatgaggtaatatatgtgtataaaggTTTtacaatacatgtcaattaaaaacatcaaaaaaacaagaaaaaaacaaaaagaaaaattaaaaaataaaataaagtgtgtgtatatgtgtgtatacatatataaatagagaaagagaaagagagagggaaacaaAGATACAGAATCTGCCCTTGGTAAAGCTTACATACTCATGGGACATTaatcataattatatacatttataattataaattatgacTAGTGTTACGGGGATAAATAATAAGAGACCATAAGACTGTACTGAAATACATGACATAGTGTGGGATCTTAGACATGATTTATCTGAAGAGGACATATTTGACCTGAGAACTGAAGGATAAATCAAGAGTTTACAAGTCAAAGTGGGTGATAAAGGTGGGGATTCCAAGCTGCAGAGAGTAGTGTATATTAGAGGAAGGAGAGGTAGTTCAGAGTGGCTAGACtttggaaagagaaatagagcAGAACCTAACTCTAAGAAAATTAGGCAGGAGAGGTTGGCAAAGTCAGACTGCATAGGGATTGGGTGGTCTATATTAATTACCTGGGGGTATATTCTAAGTGCAATGGGTAGCCACAGACAGTTTTTATTTAGATGCATGGTGTGCTTAACTATAATTAAAcataaaactttctttaaattgtgaaaaataaaggtGTAAAGGCAGAGAGCATTTCAGGTGGCTATTTCAGAAGCCCAAGTTAGAATAGATAGCATTTGGACTGGGTTGGCTGCAATGGATCTGGTGAGAAATAAACCAATCTGAGAGCTATTTGGGCAGTAACATTTATACAGGAGTTGGTGAAAATTCTGAACACGCAAGtatctctgattttaattatctATGAAAACAGCCTCTTTCCTCTctcaaggaaaaaacaaaaacttaataaCTTTGTCTTAGGAAGCCACAATGAAGTGACTATTTACGTTTATGAAAGTAAGTATTGTATTTAATTAACTAGGGGAAAAAGTCAGTAAATCACAATCCTGAGGAAGAATGTCAATGTTTTTTCAAGTCCCTACATCTCAGCGGCCCTCTCTGCTTTCAGGTCCATGGGAGAGTTAGATCCAAGCATGACCCAAATGGGGAGAACAAGGACTGCTCTGGGAAAGGTGTGTAAGTGCCTGAGCAGGGGGGCAGAATCTTGCTAATTTTCATAGGAGAATCTGAGGAGAATGCCAGGAATGGATACTTAGGATGTTGAACACAAATGAATGAACCATGAATAATCTCAACAGAAAATTCTAATCAATGCAGTTGAAAAGCAAAATAATCCCTTATATACAGTAAAGGAAGGAGAATGTGGGAGCGGATCAATCATGTGCAACCTGCTTAAACATCAACTT of Cynocephalus volans isolate mCynVol1 chromosome 4, mCynVol1.pri, whole genome shotgun sequence contains these proteins:
- the LOC134376595 gene encoding olfactory receptor 9G19-like: MDEKNFTKVKEFIFLGFTADLRLQRGFFFTFLLIYVFSLLGNITLISLICADSRFHTPMYFFIGNLSFLDLWYSSVYTPKILMTCISDDKSISFAGCLAQFFFSAGLAYSECYLLAAMAYDRYVAISNPLLYSQVMSPRLCASLVAASYLGGFINSTIITSETFTLSFCGNSIDDFFCDLPLLVKLACDVKESSQAVMYFILASKVITPTTLIFASYFFITVSILKIRSTQGRLKAFSTCGSHLTAVTLYYGTILFIYSGPSTSYALERDKVVSVFYTVVIPMLNPLIYSLRNKDVKDALRRKIEQSFLK